The nucleotide sequence TTTAATTGAAATAACCATCATTTTCTTTGCATGGTTTTTCCAGTTTTTAAAATCTTCCCGATTTACAAAATCGTTTATTATCTCATTGATACTATTATTTTTAAATTTATGAGTAGATTTCAATTCAATAACTTCATTAGTTATATCAACTTGTGAATAACAACTATTTGCACATATAACTATAAACAATAACCTTAATAATTTACTCAGCATCTTTATATTTTACTTTTTTCATGTTTGGAAGGAAATAAGCAATAACGCCTATTAACGGAAGATACGAACAAATATTATAAATGTGTTCAATAGAAGTTGCATCTGCCCAAATACCTAAAACTGCCGAACCAACACCGCCCATACCGAAAGCAAAACCGTAGAACAAGCCCGAAACCATTCCTAATTTTTTAGGAAGCAGTTCTTGTGCGTAAACCAATATCGACGGAAATGCCGATGAAATAATCAAACCAATAATTACAATTAAAATTCCGGTTAAATGCAAATCTACATAAGGCAATGCCAGCGTAAACGGAGCTGCACCTAATACCGAAAACCAAATAACGTATTTACGACCGAATCGATCGCCAAAAATTCCACCTAACAAGGTTCCTACTGCAACCGCAATTAAAAAGTAAAACAAATAAACCTGTGCCTGAACTTCGTTCAATCCAAATTTATCCATTGTATAAAACTGAAAATAACTGGTGATACTTGCTACGTAAAAGTATTTAGAAAAGATTAAAACCAATAAAATGGTAATTGCCGAATTTATTTTAAAAGCAGATAAATCGGGCACCTGAATTACTTTTTTGGTTGATCTTGAAGCAATTTTCAGTTTATCTTTATACCATTTTGCAATGTAA is from Flavobacterium dauae and encodes:
- a CDS encoding MFS transporter; its protein translation is MSTIKTSGVQKPVYAILIAISAAHLLNDLLQAVIPAIYPKLEAKYNLTFAQVGMITLCYQLAASIFQPVVGAYTDKNPKPYSQIFGMLFTMAGIALLAYAPNYEMILVSVILVGIGSSIFHPESSRVAFMASNGRRSFAQSVFQIGGNTGTALAPLLIAWIVLPNGQLYILWFLGFAILAQIVLAYIAKWYKDKLKIASRSTKKVIQVPDLSAFKINSAITILLVLIFSKYFYVASITSYFQFYTMDKFGLNEVQAQVYLFYFLIAVAVGTLLGGIFGDRFGRKYVIWFSVLGAAPFTLALPYVDLHLTGILIVIIGLIISSAFPSILVYAQELLPKKLGMVSGLFYGFAFGMGGVGSAVLGIWADATSIEHIYNICSYLPLIGVIAYFLPNMKKVKYKDAE